TGTATGAACATCTTGGCAATCTTTTGCTGGCCACGGGCGACCGTGACGCAGCAGAGCAGGCATTTCGCTCCGGGTTGGCGTTGGAGCCTGAAAACGCCAACTTGCGGCACCTGCTTGATAACGTGGTTTCTCAAAAGCAAGAGACGCCAGCCGTTGATAGTTCCGGATATGCAAGTTTGCTCGAAGGCCAGGATCTTCTACACGCCGGAAAATTCGCGGAGGCTGAGCGGGCCTTCCGCGCCGCTCTCGCACACGATGATCGCGATCCGGATTGGCATTGGTGGCTTTCAACGGCTCTCGATCATCTCGGACAGAGGGCCGAAGCGGCGACGGCTGCGGAGGAAGCGGCCCGGCGCGCACCTGAAAAGGCACGTTATTGGGAACATCTCGGCCATATGCGCGCAGCGGCGGGCGAGATCGAAGCCGCAGAAGCAGCATTTCGCCGTGCCTGCGAGATTGAACCCGACCGCGCCGGCGCGCTCGGTGCGCTAAGTCACGTATATTCCGCTCTCGAACGTTGGAATGATGGAATAAAATTTGCTCGCGCCGCGCTCGCCTTGCTCCCGGAGGATGGCGATCTCTTTTGCCATCTCGGCAATCTCCTGATGAGAGCGGGAAGGCCGGGCGAGGCCGCCGATGCCTATCGGCAGGCCATCGCCCTTGGCCGCACTGGCGAAGACATGGAGCAGCAACTCGCCGAGGCACTTCGCTTGGCGGAAAAAATTGCGGTAACGCCAGCGGAGGAGAACGCCGCAACGCTAGACCCGGCCACACCAAAGCCGATCGCGGCCGAGCCCCCGGCACCACCCGTCGCCCCAGCGCCAGATGCGTCACGGCATGGTTTCTGGCACCGGATTTTTGCGCCGCGGCAGGTTTTTGGGCCATAAATAACGGAGATTATGCTAGTCTATTGCCGCCTCCGCCCGGCGAAGGCCATCTAAACGCGTGAGTGAAAGCAGACCAGGATGAAACGGACCGCCTTTCTCGGGAATTGCCAGATCGACACAATCTATCGCGCCTACCGCGACTACATCCTGCCATTTGGCGACGAAGAGGCCCGCTATATCGAGGCGTATCAGGATATCTCCGAGAGCGACCGGGATTTCTTGATTGCCGCCGATGTCGTCGTCGCGCAGCAATTCGACACCAAGCAAAAAACCAATGTCGAGGATTTCGACCTCAAGGCCAAAATCCACCGCGTCCCTTATCTGGCGGCGACGGGTATTTATTGGCCCTATGGCGGCTTCGGCCATCCCAAGGACAATGATTACAAACATATCCCGCGTTACAGCCCATATAATTGCGAGCGTGGCGATCTCTATCTCAACTGGCTGCTGGAAAAGAACGTATCGCCCAAGGAGTGCGTCAAGCGCTATCTCAACGAGGATATCAACAAAATCGCCAAGCTCGACCGCCGGCTGGAAATGAGCCTCGCCGCGGTCAAAACGCGAGACGAGACCTGTGGCTATGGCGTCGCCGAGTATATCCGCGAGAATTTCCGGAAGGAGCTTCTTTTTTCTACCGTCGGGCATTTCCGCCGCTCACTCGCCCTCTTTCTGATCAATGAATTGTTCGGGCGCATGGATGTCGAGCCGAAGCTGATTGCGCGGCTGAACACGCTCTATCCCGGCAACCCGCACGGCAGCAATGACATTACGCCGATCCACCCCCAGGTCGCCGAGCATTTCGGCCTTGACTTCATCGCCAAAAATCAGAGCTATCGCTACTCCTTCGAGGGGCGGTTTACCTTCGCCGAATATTGCGCCCGCTACGTCCGCTATGAGTTCAATGACCCGCTGATCGATGCGATGCTTCGGCACTGGGACGGGAAACACGCCGAGGCCGTGCCCTATTTCGAAAAGGCGCTGAAAATCTCCCCGCGCTCGGACCACGGCCATCTCGCTTTTAGCCAAAGCCTCGCCGCCCTCGGCCGGCATGACGAGGCGTTGGCCGAGGCCCGCGAGGCCGTCGCCCTCCTCGAGGACGACCCCGAGGAACTGCCCGGCGCGCTGGAGAATCTCGGCAATTTCCTGTTGCGCGGCGGCGCGGCGGCGGAAGCGGAAGCGGCGACCCGGCGCGCCCTCGCCGTCGTCGCCAATCGCCCGGCGCTCTATCGCCTGCTCGCGGCGGCGCTCGATCGGCAAGGGAAACACCAGGACGCGGAGCAGGTGATCAACGATCTCGCGACGCTCGACCCGCTCGATCACGGCGCGCCGGCCCAGCTCGGCCACAGCCTCGCCGCGCGCGGCGATATGGCCGGGGCGGCCGAAGCCTTTCGCCGTTCACTCGCCATCGAGCCACGCCAAGCCGCAACCGTCGGTGCGTTGAGCCATGTTCTCTGGGGGCTCGGCGAGCGCGAGGAGGCGATCAAAGCGGCGCGCGATTCGCTCGCCCTCGACCCCAATGATCCCGCCATGCAGGCCCATTTCGGCAATATCTGCGCCGAAATCGAAGACGACGCTGCTTCCGTCAAAGCCTATCGTCGGGCGCTGGCGCTGGCCCCCGCTTACCCGGACATGCGGCCGACGCGCGCCGAGATCGAACAATGGCTGGCGAATGCGCTCGCGCGGCGGGAGCAACGTCTCGCAGCAGCCCGCGCCATCGGCGAAACCTTGATGCGAAACGGCGAGGCGCTGCTAGAGGCCGGCCAAGTCGCCGCCGCGGCGCAGGCGTTCGGCGCCGCGCTCGCGCGCGATGATCGCGATCCGGAATGGCATTGGTGGCTCTCCACAGCACTCCATCGCCTCGGGCGCTACGCGGAGGCGGCGGCGGCGGCCAGCGAGGCGGCCGAGATCGCCCCCGATCAAGCGCGCTATTTCGAACAACTCGGCCATATGCACGCGGCCGCCGGCGCGATGGCGGAGGCCGAACACGCCTTCCGCCGCGCGAGCGAACTCGAACCCGACCGCGTCAGCGCGCTCGTTCCGCTGAGCCATGTGCTGTTCGCGCTCGGCCGCTGGCGAGACGGGATCACCGCCATCGCCGCCGCGATCAAGCTTTCTCCTGATGACGCCGATCTCTATGTTCATCTCGGCCATCTCTTGATGAACGCCGGCGAGCCCAATGCCGCCGCCGATGCCTACCGGCAGGCGATCATCGTCGGCCGCACCGGCCCGGATATCGACCAGTGGCTCAGCGCTGCGCTGCGGGCGATGGAAACGATGGCGTAAACGCCGGCTACGCCGTAAGAAGCGCCACGATTTTATCTTTTCGCCGGAGCCCGCGATGTCCCTCACCCGCAAACGCATTCTCGTCACCGGCGGCGCGGGCTTTCTTGGCTCGCATCTCTGCGAGCGGCTGCTCGCCGAGGGCAATGATGTGCTGTCGGTCGATAATTACTTCACCGGGCGGAAGGACAATATCGCCCATCTCCTCGATCATCCGCGTTTCGAGGCGATGCGCCACGATATCTGCTTTCCGCTCTATGTCGAGGTCGATGAGATCTACAACCTCGCCTGCCCGGCCTCGCCCGTGCATTATCAGTTCGACCCGGTGCAGACGACGAAGGTCAGCGTCATCGGCGCGATCAACATGCTCGGGCTCGCGAAACGGGTCAGGGCGAAGATTTTTCAGGCCTCGACCAGCGAGGTCTATGGCGACCCGAGCGTGCATCCGCAGACCGAGGAATATCGCGGCAATGTCAACCCGCTCGGCCCGCGCGCCTGTTACGATGAGGGCAAGCGCTGCGCCGAGACGCTGTTTTTCGATTATCACCGCCAGCATCATTTGCGCATCAAGGTCGTGCGCATTTTCAACACCTATGGCCCGCGCATGCATCCCAATGACGGGCGGGTGGTCTCCAATTTCATCGTCCAGGCGCTGCGCGGCGAAGACATCACGCTGTTCGGCGATGGCAGCCAGACCCGCGCCTTCTGCTATGTCGATGACCTGATCGAGGGGTTTTTGCGCATGATGGCGACCGGGGAGGAGGTGACGGGGCCGATCAATCTCGGCAACCCGCACGAAATCCCGGTGCGCGCGCTCGCCGAGCGGGTGATCGCGCTGACCGGCTCACGCTCGCGCATCGTCTATCGCCCGCTGCCGCAGGATGACCCGACGCAGCGCTGCCCAGACATTACCCGCGCCCGCGCCGTGCTCGGCTGGGAGCCGAGCATCGCCCTCGATGACGGGCTTTCGCGCACCATCGCCTATTTCGAACGCCTGCTCGCCGAGCGCGGCGGGGCGAAAGAGTCGCCTCAATAGCAGCCGGCGGCGCGGGCGCGTTCGCGAACCAGGGCGAGAATGGTGCGGCAGGTGGGCATGGCAAAGCCGGTGAGATCGCCGAGTTCGACCACCGCGCCGAGCAGGGCATCGATTTCCATTTTCCGCCCGCGCTCGAGATCCTGCAGCATCGAGGTCTTGTGTGCGCCGACCTCGGCCGCGCCGTCGATGCGTTTTTCGACATCGATCGCAAAGCGCACGCCGAGCGCCTCGGCCACCGCCTGCGCCTCGGCCATCATCGCGCGCGCCACCGCGCGCAGCGCGGGCTCGCCGGTGAGGCGATCGAGGGTCGCGGTGGTGAGCGCGGAAAGCGGGTTGAAGGCGAGATTGCCCCAGAGCTTCACCCAAATCTCATCGCGGATGCGCGGCCGCACCGGCGCTTTCAGGCCAGCGCCGATCAGCGCGCGCGACAGCGCCTCGATCCGCGCGCTCCGGCTGCCATCGGGCTCACCGAGGCTGAAACGGTCGCCATAGCCGTGCTCGATCACGCCGGGGGCGATCACCTCGGCGGCAGGATAGACGACGCAGCCGATGACGCGCGAGGGCGGCAGGAGATCCCATAGTGTGCCCTCGGGATCGACAGTTTCGACACGGCGGTCACGAAAGGGGCCATCGAGGCGGTAGAAATACCAGTAAGGAATGCCGTTGATCCCGGTCACCAGCATGGTCTCGGGGCCGAACAGACGGGCGATATCGGGCGCCGCGCCCGGCAGGGCGTGCGCTTTCAAGGTCACGATCACCGCATCCTGCGGCCCGGCCTCAGCGGCGTCGGCGAGCGCGCGCACCGGCACGGTCTCGCTTTTGCCGCCGCTGATCAGGCGCAGGCCATCCTTCTGCATCGCCGCGAGATGCGGGCCGCGGGCGATGACGGTGACATCGACACCGGCCATAGCAAGGCGGGCGCCGAGAAAGCCGCCGATCGCGCCGGCGCCAAAAATCGCGATTTTCATGCGACGAGGCCGAGTTTTTCGGCAAGCCCAATGCGTTGCAGCTTGCCCGTCGCCCCTTTCGGGATCTCGGCGAGAAACACGATCTTGCGTGGCACCTTGAATGACGCGAGGCGCTGCGCTGCGAAGTCACGCAATTCCGTCTCGCTCGCCGCCGCCCCCTCGCGGAGCACGATCGCCGCCGCCACCTCCTCGCCGAGCTTCGGGTGCGGCAGCGCGAAGGTGAGGCATTGCGCGACCGCCGGGTGGTCCATGATCACGGTATCGACCTCGATCGGGCTCACCTTCTCGCCGCCGCGATTGATCAGCTCCTTGAGCCGGCCGGTGAGGCGAAGATACCCGGCGTCATCCATCACCCCTTGATCGCCGGTGCGAAACCAGCCCTTGATGAAGGCTTCGGCATTGGCTTTCGGGTTGTTCTCATAGCCGGCGGTGACGTTGCGGCCGCGAATGACGATCTCGCCGAGCGCGCCGGCGGGCAGCAGGTTGCCCTCGCCATCCATGATCCCGACCTCGGGCCCAGCGGCGACGCCGACCGAACCCGGATAACGCTTCGCCGGCGGCAGCGGGTTGGAGGCCATCTGATGCGCGGCCTCGGTCATGCCGTAGGCTTCGATCACCGGCACGCCAAAACTCTCCTCGAGCGCCGCCATCACCTGCGGCGGCAGCGGCGAGGAGGAGGAGCGAATCAGGCGCAACCGCCCGGCCGCGATCGCCGCGCGATTGCGCTCGGCAAGACCGAGGATCGCCTGATGCATGGTCGGCACGGCGGTGTACCAGCTCGGCCGAACCTCACTGAACCAGGCGAAGAAACGAAAGGCGTTGAAGCCCGGCGTGCACGAGACCGAGGCGCCGGCGGCGAGCGACGACAAGGTCGCCGCGATCAGGCCGTGGATATGGAAAAGCGGCATGATGTTGAGGCAGACATCATCGGGCGTAAGCTGCAACGTCGCGCCGATGTGATAGGCCGAGGCGGTGATGTTGATCCCGCTCAGCGGCACGATTTTCGGCCGCGAGGTGGTGCCCGACGTATGCAGGACCAGCGCGATATCGCCGCCCGCGGCCGGCCCCGAAGCCGCCGGGACGCCCGCGAGCGGCGCTTCCGGGGCGAGGGTAAAGCCCCCCGCCGGCCCGGCCTGCTCGCTGCGGAGTTCGATCACCGGGATCCCACGCGCTTTCGCGACGGCGCGCGCCGGGC
This portion of the Acidibrevibacterium fodinaquatile genome encodes:
- a CDS encoding tetratricopeptide repeat protein translates to MLEGQDLLHAGKFAEAERAFRAALAHDDRDPDWHWWLSTALDHLGQRAEAATAAEEAARRAPEKARYWEHLGHMRAAAGEIEAAEAAFRRACEIEPDRAGALGALSHVYSALERWNDGIKFARAALALLPEDGDLFCHLGNLLMRAGRPGEAADAYRQAIALGRTGEDMEQQLAEALRLAEKIAVTPAEENAATLDPATPKPIAAEPPAPPVAPAPDASRHGFWHRIFAPRQVFGP
- a CDS encoding WcbI family polysaccharide biosynthesis putative acetyltransferase, with amino-acid sequence MKRTAFLGNCQIDTIYRAYRDYILPFGDEEARYIEAYQDISESDRDFLIAADVVVAQQFDTKQKTNVEDFDLKAKIHRVPYLAATGIYWPYGGFGHPKDNDYKHIPRYSPYNCERGDLYLNWLLEKNVSPKECVKRYLNEDINKIAKLDRRLEMSLAAVKTRDETCGYGVAEYIRENFRKELLFSTVGHFRRSLALFLINELFGRMDVEPKLIARLNTLYPGNPHGSNDITPIHPQVAEHFGLDFIAKNQSYRYSFEGRFTFAEYCARYVRYEFNDPLIDAMLRHWDGKHAEAVPYFEKALKISPRSDHGHLAFSQSLAALGRHDEALAEAREAVALLEDDPEELPGALENLGNFLLRGGAAAEAEAATRRALAVVANRPALYRLLAAALDRQGKHQDAEQVINDLATLDPLDHGAPAQLGHSLAARGDMAGAAEAFRRSLAIEPRQAATVGALSHVLWGLGEREEAIKAARDSLALDPNDPAMQAHFGNICAEIEDDAASVKAYRRALALAPAYPDMRPTRAEIEQWLANALARREQRLAAARAIGETLMRNGEALLEAGQVAAAAQAFGAALARDDRDPEWHWWLSTALHRLGRYAEAAAAASEAAEIAPDQARYFEQLGHMHAAAGAMAEAEHAFRRASELEPDRVSALVPLSHVLFALGRWRDGITAIAAAIKLSPDDADLYVHLGHLLMNAGEPNAAADAYRQAIIVGRTGPDIDQWLSAALRAMETMA
- a CDS encoding UDP-glucuronic acid decarboxylase family protein encodes the protein MSLTRKRILVTGGAGFLGSHLCERLLAEGNDVLSVDNYFTGRKDNIAHLLDHPRFEAMRHDICFPLYVEVDEIYNLACPASPVHYQFDPVQTTKVSVIGAINMLGLAKRVRAKIFQASTSEVYGDPSVHPQTEEYRGNVNPLGPRACYDEGKRCAETLFFDYHRQHHLRIKVVRIFNTYGPRMHPNDGRVVSNFIVQALRGEDITLFGDGSQTRAFCYVDDLIEGFLRMMATGEEVTGPINLGNPHEIPVRALAERVIALTGSRSRIVYRPLPQDDPTQRCPDITRARAVLGWEPSIALDDGLSRTIAYFERLLAERGGAKESPQ
- a CDS encoding 2-dehydropantoate 2-reductase, with protein sequence MKIAIFGAGAIGGFLGARLAMAGVDVTVIARGPHLAAMQKDGLRLISGGKSETVPVRALADAAEAGPQDAVIVTLKAHALPGAAPDIARLFGPETMLVTGINGIPYWYFYRLDGPFRDRRVETVDPEGTLWDLLPPSRVIGCVVYPAAEVIAPGVIEHGYGDRFSLGEPDGSRSARIEALSRALIGAGLKAPVRPRIRDEIWVKLWGNLAFNPLSALTTATLDRLTGEPALRAVARAMMAEAQAVAEALGVRFAIDVEKRIDGAAEVGAHKTSMLQDLERGRKMEIDALLGAVVELGDLTGFAMPTCRTILALVRERARAAGCY
- a CDS encoding acyl--CoA ligase, whose protein sequence is MTAYPAETILDLLARGSIGAPAIAAPGRDALSYGGLRALARATIADLNRMGIGRNDRVAIVLPNGPEMAAAFVAIAAGATTAPLNPAYKPDEFDFYLSDLNAKALVIGEGMESPARAVAKARGIPVIELRSEQAGPAGGFTLAPEAPLAGVPAASGPAAGGDIALVLHTSGTTSRPKIVPLSGINITASAYHIGATLQLTPDDVCLNIMPLFHIHGLIAATLSSLAAGASVSCTPGFNAFRFFAWFSEVRPSWYTAVPTMHQAILGLAERNRAAIAAGRLRLIRSSSSPLPPQVMAALEESFGVPVIEAYGMTEAAHQMASNPLPPAKRYPGSVGVAAGPEVGIMDGEGNLLPAGALGEIVIRGRNVTAGYENNPKANAEAFIKGWFRTGDQGVMDDAGYLRLTGRLKELINRGGEKVSPIEVDTVIMDHPAVAQCLTFALPHPKLGEEVAAAIVLREGAAASETELRDFAAQRLASFKVPRKIVFLAEIPKGATGKLQRIGLAEKLGLVA